The Panicum virgatum strain AP13 chromosome 6K, P.virgatum_v5, whole genome shotgun sequence nucleotide sequence CTGGCAGATCGGAAACACTACCAACTGATTCTTCTCTCTGAAGGCCAGAGAATGAAGACTGAACCTCAGAGGCCTCCAAATCAACAGATTCATCGTCCATCCTTGCCTGAGGATGCCTATTGCTGTGATGCTTCCTGCTGCGGCTGTGCTTCAACACACGGGTCAGAGCCTGGGCCACGTCTCGCATTGCCGGGCGCTTGCGGGATACACGGCTTACGCATCTGTAAGCAATAGCAGCCATGTCGTTGAGCTCTTCCACGTCAAATGCGCCTTCTAACCGAGAATCTGCAATTTCCTCCCACCCAGTTTTCCCATCAGCATTGATTGCAGCCTGTTCATAGATTGCATTATAGTCAGCATTTACAAATGTTAATGTCCTCAGAAACTGAAGCCTGCGAAGAGTAAGGGGTTTAGCTTACAAGCTCAACATATTCCATTAGACCCTGCTGTGGGTTTCTGCCAGCAATCAGTTCGAATAGCAAAACGCCGTAGCTGTACACATCACTCTTCTTTGTGAATGATCGTGTGGATACATAATCTGGATCGAGATATCCATAAGTTCCTCGAATGTTGGATCCATTTCGAGTAACCATTTCCTCTCTTGataatccaaagtccgcaaccTGGCCAGCAGAGGTTCTTTATGTCTGAGAGCAGGACTTTTAAACAAAATGCAATATAAGGAACAGTGAGAAAGAAAACTGATCTGTGCAAACTAGAATTTAAGAAATCCTTTCTTTTCTCTACTTTTTCTTTAAAGAGACAGTTCAAGAAGCAGTTAAAGATCTGGGAAGAAACGTTGAATTTACGAAACCTGATGGTCACAGATGTTTAACATACCCTAGCCTGCATGGACTGATCCAGCAAAATGTTTGGCGATTTGATGTCGCGGTGAACTACAGGTGGAACAGCCTGCACTAAAGTTAAACCACATCAAGGAATATCATGGCATCATGATGCTTCAGATTATGCATCACAAAAGCCTACCCCATCATGCAAGTACTCCAAACCCCTAGCAACATCCAGAGCTATGTTGACTCTCAAATTCCACTTCAGTGGTGCACTGTTTTCACCTGAACCACAAAAAGAATATCCAGTTAGTTAAAAATTATGCATTATTTCTACAGGCAAATGTTAAATGCTGGATCCAGACCGAACTTTGACATAGGATGTATTGACAAGTATATCTGATCTATTTATTTTTTAGAACACGATGTGTGGATTAAAACTCAATAACTCAAGTAGTTTATGTGGACTTAATTGATACACGAGAATAATGAATACATGTTTTGATAAAAGCAACTGGAATGGTTGCCCTAAAAAAAAGCAACTGGAATGGttgccctcaaaaaaaaaagcaactgGAATGGTCTTCAAGGTTCAAGATATAAAACCTCAAGTTGACCCCATTAATGCACTATACATCTGATAAAAATCTTAGTTGTACTTTAAGCGTATCTTATTATCTTTTCCCTGTACCAGTCCAGTTGCccctaaaaattattttagaTTTCACCCTTCTTGAATTGGTTTAGATATATCACAAAGCTAACCATCCCAAGCATAGATATGCCATAATGATTACTATCATGAGAGATAACATGGGATCACATGAGAGAACATGCCATATAAGTGTGATGCAAGGCTCCCATTAGGCATGTATGCATACAATAACATATGTTGCCCTTTGTCAGCACAATAGCCAACCAAATTCACCAGATTCCTGTGGTGCAATCGTCCAAGAAGTAAGACCTGaagtcaagaaaaaaaatgtatattAAGCAGCCAGATTTCTAGCGACATGTAGGTCCAAATCAAACAGTACAAGTATCTGTTAACTTTACCTCATTATGAAACTCCTTTTCACCTTGTTTTGAATTGTTAGAAAGCACTTTAACAGCCAATATCTCACCAGAAGTCATGTCTGCTTTGTAAACAGGGCCGAAGGCTCCTTGACCTAATAATGTTGTGAAATTGCAGGTAGCTTTCTGTAGTTCCCTACAGATGAGGAAAAAATGTGGATTTCAGCAGGAGTATGTGATATTCTGAATTGACAATTTGAAATGGTACAAGGATTCTGCGAGTGGTGCATAGCTATGTAAAAGATATGATGTCTCAAGCACACATCAACATGTGAAAACACCAACTGAAATGTGTAGCAGTAACATAAGTGATAACACACTAAATTCTTATTGAAAACTTCATGTGTATTTGACCCTTTGGCATGTTGCTCCTAGGAGTACTAGAGTAGCAATCTGCCACACagggtgttgtgtgtgttgGTGGTTGGTGTGGGGTTGGGGGGCGAGGGCGCTCAGATTCAGGAAAATGTCTTGCGTGCTAAAATTTTTGGAATAAATCTTGCAACATAAATACTAATAACTGATGGATGAGTGATATCTGAATTTTTTACTTTAATAGTTTGGGTACTTTTCATAAGGTTGCAATGTTGGTTCCTAGTTTCCTACCACCTGCTTTTGATTCACCAAAACATCCCCATGTGGTTGGATGCTTTGGTCAACACAGAAGCACATGCCCTCCATGTATGCAGTTCAATCAAATTGAATCTTGACCTCAGTAAAATCCACATGAATGTTTTACTATGACATATAACGTTATTGTAAATTGTGACCCATGTTCCCATCCTTCGCTCTTTGTTTCTCTACATCTGTTTACCTAGAGATATGTCTGCCAAATTCTCACTCTCCATGACTAATTTCTCCATATCAAACATTATGATGGAAACCTCTATTCTACCATGTCAAAgcaataaaaagaaaagaagagatcctcaaAGTTGGTGGGAAATCAAGAAGGGTAATTGCCTTTCATGAAGCAATTGTCAAAGATTTCAAAGATTTAAAACCAAGAATGAAGTAACCGGCTTATCAAGATAACAAAATCCAGACCATTTTCCAAGCAAATTAATCAAATAACAATGAATCTCGTGACAATAATAATACATAAGAATTCAGAAAACATACTTGTATGCATATTTGGGTATTCCAGAAGCCGAAGTCATGTTCTTTCGGCCAGGCCCTTCAATCCACAGAGAACTCCCATGGTCTTCAAGTTCTCTTGGAGACTCCTGCCCTGTAGTCGAGTTCGAGAGCATGGCAGATGCATTAACACCATTGGTACGGATGGGAACTGTCGATGCCCTCCTTGAGCTGCTACTCCTCATCTGCGCCCGGGAACGCCTGTACCTAAAGCACAGCAGGATTCCCACTGCCAGCAGCACACCTATCACCACCCCGACAGTGATTCCGATGATCAGACCTTCGGATACCCCTTTCATTCTCCCCATTCAGCCACAGATCCTAGCGCTAGGGATGCTGCATCCACCTCATGGACACTCCACGAGGAAGAAGAGCAACAGCTATGTCCTGCCAAGAAGTACAACAAAGAATAGTAAGTTGGAAGCGTTGAATCGTGAGAACATGTGGCTCTGTTTGTTAGGTGGCTGTACAAGGACATGACGCGCTGCAGGTTAAGCCAATCTTTGATCACAAAGATAAAGTTACAGTgatatttggtcaaacttggcCATCTCAGCTCTTTCACATCAGAACTGAAAATAGTAACCACGGTGATGGGAATGTCAGAAACAAAATCAGACTTGGACAGGGACAAGTTGGATACATTTGGTGAACAAACATCCAAACTGAGACATCGTTTTCCTTATTTGTGGATGCGTCAGTGAGACAATTGTTTTTCAGATAAACTACCTAGACTCTAATGCCACCAAAATATCAATCGGGCATCAAAGAGCACATCAAAATCTCCATCTTCCTTAAATGCTAGAAACAGAAAATCAATCAGAATTGCTTTCTTTTCAGTAGCTTTCGACTGAAAACACCGAAAAAATGGGAATTTTTCCCCGCAAAGAACAGAAAAAAGGTACAAGACAGTTACACAAATCCAGTTTAGTGGcaaagaaaaatgatacaaaCAACTCGCAGTTTCCACATCATCAGAACGGGTAGTTTCGTCAAACACTAGAATCACAATCACAAACTGCAAAGCGTCCCCCTTTCCCTCCAGTGGTGAATCTAGAACCCTTCCG carries:
- the LOC120711354 gene encoding calcium/calmodulin-regulated receptor-like kinase 1, with translation MGRMKGVSEGLIIGITVGVVIGVLLAVGILLCFRYRRSRAQMRSSSSRRASTVPIRTNGVNASAMLSNSTTGQESPRELEDHGSSLWIEGPGRKNMTSASGIPKYAYKELQKATCNFTTLLGQGAFGPVYKADMTSGEILAVKVLSNNSKQGEKEFHNEVLLLGRLHHRNLVNLVGYCADKGQHMLLYAYMPNGSLASHLYGENSAPLKWNLRVNIALDVARGLEYLHDGAVPPVVHRDIKSPNILLDQSMQARVADFGLSREEMVTRNGSNIRGTYGYLDPDYVSTRSFTKKSDVYSYGVLLFELIAGRNPQQGLMEYVELAAINADGKTGWEEIADSRLEGAFDVEELNDMAAIAYRCVSRVSRKRPAMRDVAQALTRVLKHSRSRKHHSNRHPQARMDDESVDLEASEVQSSFSGLQREESVGSVSDLPDV